A window of the Lepus europaeus isolate LE1 chromosome 5, mLepTim1.pri, whole genome shotgun sequence genome harbors these coding sequences:
- the POLR3GL gene encoding DNA-directed RNA polymerase III subunit RPC7-like isoform X2, protein MASRGGGRGRGRGQLTFNMEAVGIGKGDALPPPTLQPSPLFPPLEFRPVPLPSGEEGEYVLALKQELRGAMRQLPYFIRPAVPKRDVERYSDKYQMSGPIDNAIDWNPDWRRLPRELKIRVRKLQKERAPILLPKRPPKTAEDKEETIQKLETLEKKEEEVTSEEEEDKEEEEKEEEEEEEYDEEEHEEETDYIMSYFDNGEDFGGDSDDNMDEAIY, encoded by the exons ATGGCCagccggggtgggggccggggtcgTGGCCGGGGTCAGTTGACCTTCAACATGGAGGCCGTGGGCATTGGGAAGGGGGATGCTTTGCCCCCACCTACCTTGCAGCCTTCTCCGCTCTTCCCG CCCTTGGAGTTCCGTCCAGTGCCTCTGCCCTCAGGAGAGGAAGGGGAATATGTCCTGGCACTGAAACAGGAGCTACGAGGGGCCATGAGGCAGCTCCCCTACTTCATCCGGCCAGCTGTCCCCAAGAGAG ATGTGGAACGTTACTCGGACAAATATCAGATGTCGGGGCCGATTGACAATGCCATTGATTGGAACCCCG ACTGGCGACGTCTACCCCGGGAGCTGAAGATACGAGTGCGGAAGCTACAGAAAGAGC GGGCCCCCATTCTACTCCCTAAGAGGCCGCCTAAGACCGCAGAAGATAAGGAGGAAACAATACAGAAACTAGAG ACcctggaaaagaaggaagaagaagtgacctcggaggaagaggaggataaagaagaagaagagaaggaagaggaagaggaggaggagtatGATGAAGAAGAACATGAGGAG gaAACTGATTACATCATGTCATATTTTGACAATGGAGAGGATTTTGGGGGTGACAGTGATGACAATATGGATGAGGCTATATACTGA
- the TXNIP gene encoding thioredoxin-interacting protein translates to MVMFKKIKSFEVVFNDPEKVYGSGEKVAGRVIVEVCEVTRVKAVRILACGVAKVLWMQGSQQCKQSLDYLRYEDTLLLEDQPTGENEMVIMRPGNKYEYKFGFELPEGPLGTSFKGKYGCVDYWVKAFLDRPSQPTQETKKRFEVMDLVDVNTPDLMAPVSAKKEKKVSCMFIPDGRVSVSARIDRKGFCEGDDISIHADFENTCSRIVVPKAAIVARHTYLANGQTKVLTEKLSSVRGNHIISGTCASWRGKSLRVQKIRPSILGCNILRVEYSLLIYISVPGSKKVVLDLPLVIGSRSGLSSRTSSMASRTSSEMSWIDLNIPDTPEAPPCYMDVIPEDHRLESPTTPLLDDVDGAQDSPIFMYAPEFKFMPPPTYTEVDPCIVNNNVQ, encoded by the exons ATGGTGATGTTCAAGAAGATCAAGTCTTTTGAGGTGGTCTTCAACGACCCCGAGAAAGTGTATGGCAGTGGGGAGAAGGTGGCTGGCCGGGTGATAGTGGAGGTGTGCGAAGTCACTCGGGTCAAAGCTGTCAGGATCCTGGCTTGCGGAGTGGCCAAAGTCCtctggatgcaggggtcccagcagTGCAAACAGAGCTTGGACTACCTGCGCTACGAAGACACCCTCCTCCTGGAGGACCAGCCCACAG GTGAGAATGAGATGGTGATCATGAGACCTGGAAACAAATATGAGTACAAGTTCGGCTTTGAGCTTCCTGAAGG GCCCCTGGGAACATCCTTCAAAGGAAAATATGGTTGTGTAGACTACTGGGTGAAGGCTTTTCTTGATCGCCCCAGCCAGCCAACTCAAGAAACAAAGAAACGCTTTGAAGTGATGGACCTGGTGGATGTCAATACCCCTGATTTAATG GCACCTGTGTCTgctaaaaaggagaagaaagtttCCTGCATGTTCATTCCTGATGGGCGAGTGTCTGTCTCTGCTAGAATTGACAGAAAAGGCTTCTGTGAAG GTGATGACATTTCCATCCATGCTGATTTTGAGAATACATGTTCCCGCATCGTGGTCCCCAAAGCGGCCATTGTGGCCCGCCACACGTACCTTGCCAATGGCCAGACGAAGGTGCTGACTGAGAAGTTGTCATCAGTCAGAGGCAATCATATCATCTCAGGGACGTGTGCATCATGGCGTGGCAAGAGCCTTCGGGTGCAGAAAATCAGGCCTTCCATCCTGGGCTGCAACATCCTTCGAGTGGAATATTCCTTACTG ATCTACATCAGTGTCCCTGGCTCCAAAAAGGTCGTCCTTGACTTACCGCTGGTCATAGGGAGCAGGTCAGGGCTGAGCAGCCGGACATCCAGCATGGCCAGCCGAACCAGCTCTGAAATGAGTTGGATAGATTTGAACATCCCAGATACCCCAGAAG CACCCCCTTGCTATATGGATGTTATTCCTGAAGATCACCGTTTGGAGAGTCCCACCACTCCTCTGCTGGATGACGTGGATGGCGCTCAAGACAGTCCTATTTTCATGTATGCTCCTGAGTTCAAGTTCATGCCACCACCCACTTACACAGAG gTGGATCCCTGCATCGTCAACAACAATGTGCAGTGA
- the LOC133759188 gene encoding metallothionein-I, hippocampal-like yields the protein MEPNCSCITSDSNCASSCMCMSCRKSCCPVGCAQCAQGCICKGASNKCSCCTPESLAPTCK from the coding sequence ATGGAGCCCAACTGCTCCTGCATCACCAGTGACTCCAACTGTGCCAGCTCCTGCATGTGCATGTCCTGCAGGAAGAGCTGCTGCCCCGTGGGCTGTGCCCAGTGTGCCCAGGGCTGCATCTGCAAAGGGGCATCAAACAAATGCAGCTGCTGCACCCCTGAGAGCCTGGCTCCCACATGCAAATAG